Proteins from one Oscillatoria nigro-viridis PCC 7112 genomic window:
- a CDS encoding D-alanyl-D-alanine carboxypeptidase: MLDLFSSGILSLWLDMAGVRSVGSNAASVLAWRGGIPGLVVAEDLAFGGIDAANPDLPAEATVREYLKELKDKNLIDGNQGIWVQAGMVPLVSQQGKTLMPGASLTKIATSLASLETWGPDYQFETRFRGTGPIRNGVLEGDLVVSGGGDPLFVWEEAIAVGNALNQMGIERVAGNLVVTGNFRMNYESDPLAAGEILRQALEGSNWPPDVVAMYSKMAPGTRKPQVTVAGSVIAEKFVSSGHLLLKRRSLPLAEILKQMNVHSDNEMAQMLADDLGGAKIVQQQATWAAGMPEEELQLVNGSGLGVENQMSPRAACGMMQAIARNLQTTGLTIADLFPVSGRDKGTVEHRHIPRSAVVKTGTLDTVIALAGAIPTRDRGLVWFAIINRGTDWDSLRAQQDIFLQKLVQQWGTASILPLAITPHIDGARPALGAANRSDILVGG; this comes from the coding sequence ATGCTGGATTTATTTAGCTCAGGAATCTTATCTCTGTGGCTGGACATGGCCGGGGTACGCAGTGTCGGGTCTAATGCTGCGTCAGTGCTGGCTTGGCGGGGAGGGATACCCGGGTTAGTGGTGGCTGAAGATTTGGCTTTTGGGGGAATAGATGCGGCAAATCCAGACTTGCCGGCAGAAGCGACGGTGCGGGAATATTTAAAAGAGTTGAAAGACAAGAACCTGATTGATGGGAATCAGGGAATTTGGGTGCAAGCGGGAATGGTGCCGCTGGTAAGTCAGCAGGGCAAGACGCTGATGCCTGGGGCTTCTCTGACTAAGATTGCGACTTCTCTGGCGTCGCTGGAGACTTGGGGCCCGGATTATCAGTTTGAAACGCGGTTCCGGGGAACGGGGCCGATTAGGAATGGGGTGTTGGAGGGAGATTTGGTGGTCAGCGGCGGGGGCGATCCGCTGTTTGTGTGGGAGGAGGCGATCGCCGTTGGCAATGCTCTCAATCAAATGGGTATCGAGCGCGTGGCGGGCAATTTGGTGGTGACAGGCAATTTCCGCATGAATTACGAGTCCGATCCTTTGGCTGCGGGGGAGATACTGCGGCAAGCTCTTGAGGGTAGCAATTGGCCTCCGGACGTGGTGGCAATGTATTCTAAGATGGCTCCAGGAACTAGAAAACCGCAAGTAACGGTTGCCGGCAGCGTCATTGCTGAGAAATTTGTGAGTTCGGGGCATTTGCTGCTGAAACGCCGATCGCTCCCTTTAGCCGAAATTCTCAAGCAGATGAACGTCCACAGCGATAATGAAATGGCTCAGATGCTGGCCGACGATTTGGGCGGGGCCAAGATAGTGCAGCAGCAAGCGACTTGGGCTGCGGGGATGCCGGAGGAGGAACTTCAATTAGTTAACGGTTCGGGATTGGGAGTGGAAAATCAGATGTCTCCGAGGGCCGCTTGTGGGATGATGCAGGCGATAGCCCGCAACCTTCAGACTACTGGGCTGACGATTGCTGACTTGTTTCCGGTGTCCGGGCGCGATAAAGGCACTGTGGAACATCGGCACATTCCGCGATCGGCTGTGGTGAAAACTGGTACTTTGGACACCGTAATTGCTTTGGCTGGAGCCATACCCACGCGCGATCGGGGTTTAGTGTGGTTTGCAATTATTAATCGCGGCACCGATTGGGACTCTTTGAGGGCGCAGCAAGATATATTTTTGCAAAAATTGGTGCAGCAGTGGGGAACAGCATCGATTTTGCCAC